In Prosthecobacter sp., a genomic segment contains:
- a CDS encoding S41 family peptidase → MKPPPEDAYVQMEMLTRAMEMVRQNYVDESKITYEELVEGALEGMLRRLDPHCEYMGKSLFEDMQREQSDTSEGIGITIALRQNQLTIITVREDGPANAAGVLAGDQLVRINDVLTDSVGVAEAMQLLKGKAGEEVRLTVRRPGTKQFLEFKVKHETLAETSIHDPMLLAEKMAGEYKIGYARISQFNAPTVRELSKALDELEKEGMQAFVLDLRNNPGGLVDSSVAICGEFLPEGTVVVTTEGRVASQNPPPFRTPSRGGKEPRKYPIAVLINHGSASASELTAGALQDLKRAIIVGTTSFGKGSVQTILPMKNGAAMRLTTAKYYTPSHRTIHENGVEPNIVAALTTDEESRIAKWRASHGTGEAAALELANLGDKQLERAVDALKGVLVFDAFVARPLAPVAKPLK, encoded by the coding sequence GTGAAGCCGCCGCCGGAGGATGCGTATGTGCAAATGGAGATGCTGACTCGGGCGATGGAGATGGTGCGGCAGAACTATGTGGATGAATCCAAGATCACCTATGAGGAGCTGGTGGAAGGGGCGCTGGAAGGAATGTTGCGCCGTTTGGACCCGCACTGCGAGTACATGGGCAAGTCGCTGTTTGAAGACATGCAGCGCGAGCAGAGCGACACGTCGGAGGGCATAGGCATCACCATCGCACTGCGGCAAAACCAACTCACGATCATCACCGTGCGCGAAGACGGGCCGGCAAATGCGGCGGGAGTGCTGGCGGGCGATCAGCTTGTGCGCATCAACGACGTGCTGACGGACTCCGTGGGCGTGGCGGAAGCGATGCAACTGCTCAAGGGCAAGGCAGGTGAGGAAGTGCGGCTCACCGTGCGGCGGCCGGGCACCAAGCAGTTTTTGGAGTTCAAAGTGAAGCACGAGACGCTGGCGGAGACCTCCATCCATGACCCGATGCTGCTGGCGGAGAAAATGGCGGGCGAGTACAAGATCGGTTACGCACGCATCTCGCAGTTCAATGCTCCGACAGTACGCGAGCTGAGCAAAGCCCTCGATGAACTGGAAAAAGAAGGCATGCAGGCCTTCGTGCTCGATCTGCGCAACAATCCCGGCGGTCTGGTGGACAGTTCGGTGGCGATCTGCGGCGAGTTTTTGCCGGAAGGCACGGTGGTGGTGACCACGGAGGGCCGTGTGGCCTCCCAGAATCCGCCGCCATTCCGCACCCCATCACGCGGGGGCAAAGAACCGCGCAAGTATCCCATCGCGGTGCTGATCAATCACGGCAGCGCCAGTGCTTCGGAGCTGACGGCGGGTGCGTTGCAGGACTTGAAGCGCGCGATCATCGTCGGCACGACGAGTTTTGGCAAAGGCAGCGTGCAGACGATTCTGCCGATGAAGAACGGCGCGGCGATGCGGCTGACGACGGCGAAGTATTACACGCCCAGCCATCGCACGATCCACGAGAACGGTGTGGAGCCGAACATTGTCGCCGCGTTGACCACCGACGAAGAAAGCCGAATCGCCAAGTGGAGAGCCTCACACGGCACGGGTGAGGCGGCGGCACTGGAGCTGGCGAATCTCGGCGACAAGCAGCTCGAACGCGCGGTGGATGCCCTCAAAGGTGTGCTGGTGTTTGATGCGTTCGTGGCAAGGCCACTGGCGCCGGTTGCGAAGCCGTTGAAATAG
- a CDS encoding fused MFS/spermidine synthase has translation MSRTSSKSPAADSAASARGTRIFLGLSCFLAGAAMMVIEICAYRLLAPFFGNSVYTWTALIGVILIAFSAGGYLGGHLADRKMALDLLGWLLAGSAVLTFFIPALHTVFAVSLSASGLIAGPVTISLLLFAIPGVLLGAVSPAAVRFYSLTLKDTHVGAAAGTISMLGSLGSFVGTFLSGFFLLSTFGVRSIFFGTASLLLVLAVAAFFLAKNTLKQQAPVILSGIFAFAMSWMTVPKPKPGVIYEHESFYHHIEVSEQTEGKVTRRVLQLDSTMEGGMDANTGDLILPYQEYWKLALLREPAKVGSALFIGAGAFGMPENVSRDFPEAVVDVVEIDPHVIEVGRRFFKLDEHPRVKAHAGDARRYLLQNNGKKWDLIFGDAYNGIRQIPPHLATREFYQQIADHLEPKGVFIMNLIASVTGPKSELTSGMLATVRQVFPHVEIFSIGYRRDETQNVILMCSREDLKPLIADRYVTPGSWQERLIRTHVPAGTVPRSAYVFTDDHNPVDAIIARGLLE, from the coding sequence ATGTCACGCACCTCATCCAAATCTCCCGCTGCGGACTCCGCCGCTTCCGCACGCGGCACCCGCATCTTTCTTGGCCTCTCATGCTTTCTCGCTGGAGCGGCCATGATGGTCATCGAAATCTGCGCGTATCGTCTGCTGGCGCCTTTTTTCGGCAATAGCGTCTATACCTGGACCGCCTTGATTGGCGTCATCCTCATTGCCTTCAGCGCCGGTGGTTATCTCGGTGGGCATCTTGCCGACCGCAAGATGGCGCTCGATCTGCTCGGCTGGCTGCTGGCAGGCTCCGCCGTGCTCACGTTCTTCATTCCAGCCTTGCACACTGTCTTTGCGGTCAGCCTGAGCGCCAGCGGCCTCATCGCCGGGCCGGTCACGATCTCGCTGCTGCTCTTCGCGATTCCTGGCGTGTTGCTCGGCGCGGTTTCACCGGCGGCGGTCAGGTTTTACAGCCTCACGCTCAAAGACACGCACGTTGGAGCTGCCGCAGGCACCATCAGCATGCTTGGCTCGCTCGGCAGTTTCGTCGGCACCTTCCTCTCCGGCTTCTTTCTGCTCTCCACCTTTGGGGTGCGCAGCATTTTCTTCGGAACGGCGTCACTTCTGCTGGTGCTGGCCGTTGCGGCGTTCTTCCTCGCCAAAAACACGCTCAAACAGCAGGCCCCGGTGATTCTGAGCGGCATCTTCGCCTTTGCGATGAGCTGGATGACCGTGCCGAAGCCGAAGCCTGGTGTTATTTACGAGCACGAGTCGTTTTACCATCACATCGAGGTCAGCGAACAGACCGAAGGCAAAGTCACGCGCCGCGTGCTCCAACTCGATTCCACCATGGAAGGCGGCATGGACGCCAATACCGGCGATCTCATCCTCCCCTATCAGGAATACTGGAAGCTCGCCCTGCTGCGTGAGCCGGCGAAGGTGGGCAGTGCGCTCTTCATTGGTGCAGGAGCCTTTGGCATGCCGGAGAACGTCTCGCGTGATTTTCCTGAAGCCGTCGTCGATGTCGTCGAAATCGACCCCCATGTCATCGAAGTCGGCCGCAGATTCTTCAAGCTCGATGAACATCCGCGCGTGAAGGCCCACGCCGGTGATGCGCGTCGCTACCTGCTGCAAAACAACGGCAAAAAATGGGATCTCATCTTTGGTGACGCCTACAACGGCATCCGCCAGATCCCGCCTCACCTTGCCACACGCGAGTTTTACCAGCAGATCGCCGATCACCTCGAACCGAAGGGTGTTTTCATCATGAACCTCATCGCCTCAGTCACCGGGCCGAAGTCGGAGCTGACTTCCGGGATGCTTGCCACCGTGCGCCAGGTGTTTCCCCATGTGGAGATCTTTTCCATCGGCTACCGTCGTGACGAAACACAAAACGTCATTCTCATGTGCTCGCGTGAGGATTTGAAGCCGCTCATCGCTGATCGCTATGTCACGCCGGGTTCCTGGCAGGAGCGCCTCATTCGCACCCATGTCCCCGCCGGGACCGTGCCACGTTCCGCCTACGTCTTCACCGACGACCACAATCCCGTCGATGCCATCATCGCACGCGGTTTGCTGGAGTAA
- a CDS encoding nuclear transport factor 2 family protein, which translates to MNTRRDFLLVIVSCLLMACHSEVKSADDADVRAFLTRYFSAWSAKDMDGYGTCFHEQARITFVHQGAPQTQGLTDFLHGQKLSHATTSVPMTEVPTDMKILRDDRTAQASVRWKLTKGAEITTGTDCFTLIKTSTGWKIMSLVFYND; encoded by the coding sequence ATGAACACGCGTCGTGATTTTTTACTCGTCATCGTGTCCTGCCTTTTGATGGCATGTCATTCTGAGGTCAAATCAGCCGATGACGCCGATGTCCGCGCCTTCCTCACCCGCTACTTCTCCGCCTGGTCGGCCAAGGACATGGACGGCTATGGCACCTGTTTCCATGAGCAGGCCCGCATCACCTTCGTGCATCAAGGTGCGCCGCAGACTCAGGGCCTCACCGATTTCCTCCACGGCCAGAAGCTCAGTCACGCCACCACGTCCGTGCCGATGACCGAAGTGCCCACGGACATGAAAATCCTCCGCGACGACCGCACCGCCCAGGCTAGCGTGCGCTGGAAACTCACCAAAGGCGCCGAAATCACCACGGGCACCGATTGTTTCACGCTCATCAAGACTTCCACAGGTTGGAAGATCATGAGTCTCGTCTTCTACAACGACTGA
- a CDS encoding ParB/RepB/Spo0J family partition protein, whose translation MAKTALGKGLGALISSSTSVTGVSRLPALAQPAPGDVVQRVSPDQIVPSPLQPRKEFQTEQLTELMESIREHGIIQPLIVRRVNGKLELIAGERRYRASRELGLKELPVIVREASDKDVLEMALIENLQREGLNAIEEAQAYSRLAKDFHMRQEDIAQRVGKNRATVANTMRLLELPVSIRDMLVSSKISTGHAKVLLMLKKHDEQERVAQQVVAKGLTVRATEKVIDVILHPPPPPKPKPTETDFARAIEAVEQKLIQHLTTNVGIHHAEKKGRIEIDYYGVEDLNRILTVLGIEEEAFAEE comes from the coding sequence ATGGCAAAAACGGCTCTTGGCAAAGGTCTCGGCGCGCTCATTTCGTCATCCACTTCGGTGACGGGAGTTTCGCGCCTGCCTGCCCTCGCCCAGCCGGCACCTGGAGATGTGGTGCAGCGGGTTTCGCCGGATCAAATTGTTCCCAGCCCGCTTCAACCGCGCAAAGAATTCCAGACCGAGCAGCTCACTGAGCTAATGGAGTCCATCCGCGAGCATGGCATCATCCAGCCGTTGATCGTCCGCCGCGTGAACGGCAAGCTGGAGCTCATCGCCGGCGAGCGCCGCTACCGTGCGTCACGTGAACTCGGCCTCAAGGAGTTGCCCGTCATCGTCCGCGAAGCCAGCGACAAGGACGTGCTGGAGATGGCGCTCATCGAAAACCTCCAGCGCGAGGGGTTGAACGCCATCGAGGAAGCGCAGGCCTACTCACGCCTCGCGAAGGATTTCCACATGCGCCAGGAGGACATTGCGCAGCGTGTCGGCAAGAACCGCGCCACCGTGGCCAATACCATGCGCCTGCTGGAACTGCCCGTCAGCATCCGCGACATGCTCGTATCGAGCAAAATTTCCACCGGTCACGCCAAGGTGCTGCTCATGCTCAAAAAGCACGACGAGCAGGAGCGTGTGGCGCAGCAGGTGGTCGCCAAGGGACTCACCGTCCGTGCCACGGAGAAGGTGATTGATGTCATCCTGCATCCGCCGCCGCCGCCGAAACCCAAGCCGACGGAAACCGATTTCGCCCGCGCTATCGAAGCCGTGGAGCAGAAGCTCATCCAGCATCTCACCACGAACGTCGGCATCCACCACGCCGAGAAAAAAGGCCGCATTGAAATCGACTACTACGGTGTCGAAGATTTGAACCGCATTCTGACGGTGCTTGGAATCGAGGAAGAAGCATTCGCCGAAGAATAA
- a CDS encoding YicC/YloC family endoribonuclease, producing MKSMTGFGRGEAQREGVTWSVECSSVNRKQLEVAVNLPRELAELENAVRTDVSATVSRGRVNIAVRKEAAAMAADTIRVDHVLAANYFHAMHALALKLDIPSEVALVDITRLPGVMNMAQTEIAAEEAWPVIKEALAAALKQLNIMRAAEGASLRADIESRLAAIESLLVSIREKAATVPEHQRKALRQRLEEAGLPLPLDDERLVKEIALFADRTDISEELTRAASHIKQFRTYLDGDTPAGRSLDFLLQEFFREFNTMGSKCNNAEIAHHVVTAKTELEKIREQVQNAE from the coding sequence ATGAAAAGCATGACAGGATTTGGCCGGGGCGAAGCGCAGCGCGAAGGCGTGACGTGGAGCGTGGAATGCAGTTCCGTGAACCGCAAACAGCTCGAAGTGGCGGTGAATCTGCCGCGTGAGCTCGCGGAGCTCGAAAACGCGGTGCGCACCGATGTTTCCGCCACCGTTTCACGTGGACGAGTGAACATCGCCGTCCGCAAAGAAGCCGCCGCCATGGCAGCGGACACCATACGTGTCGATCATGTGCTGGCGGCGAATTATTTTCATGCGATGCACGCCCTGGCCTTGAAGTTGGATATTCCCTCAGAGGTGGCGCTGGTGGACATCACGCGGCTGCCGGGTGTGATGAATATGGCTCAAACCGAAATCGCGGCCGAGGAGGCCTGGCCGGTGATTAAGGAGGCGCTGGCTGCCGCTTTGAAGCAATTGAACATCATGCGCGCCGCGGAGGGTGCCAGCCTGCGTGCGGACATCGAATCCCGACTTGCCGCGATCGAATCGCTTCTGGTGTCGATTCGCGAAAAAGCCGCCACCGTCCCCGAGCATCAGCGCAAAGCATTGCGTCAGCGCCTGGAAGAGGCCGGACTGCCGCTGCCGCTTGATGATGAACGTCTGGTCAAAGAAATCGCCCTCTTTGCGGATCGCACCGACATCTCAGAGGAACTCACGCGCGCCGCGAGCCACATCAAACAATTCCGCACCTATCTCGATGGCGACACTCCTGCCGGGCGCAGCCTCGATTTCCTGCTGCAGGAATTCTTCCGCGAGTTCAACACCATGGGATCGAAGTGCAACAATGCCGAGATCGCCCATCACGTCGTCACCGCGAAGACCGAGCTCGAAAAGATCCGTGAGCAGGTGCAGAACGCGGAGTGA
- a CDS encoding Gfo/Idh/MocA family oxidoreductase — protein MAEDLRIGIIGLDTSHSEQFTLRLNDPANPNHIPGARVVVAFPGGSPDIEESKSRIDGFTATVRDKFGVRIVGSVPEACKDVDAILLLSLDGRPRLELIKQVIAAGKPVFMDKPVAATLKDAVEIYKLAAAAQVPVFSASAVRWYPGVLEVANAEQTPARGAISYGPAHVLPHHPDLFFYGIHPTEALFTVMGGGCLSVTRTTTPFESIVTGLWSGDRTGTLHAIHEGAKGYKLIRFGDAQITEQKSEGDYTPMLREIIKFFQTKQPPVSPKQTLEIYAFMEAAEESKRRDGARITLREVMVKAGAPEAWLPEDGKARPPQPKSVPKGLPQPGGS, from the coding sequence ATGGCAGAAGATCTTCGCATCGGCATCATCGGCCTCGACACCTCGCATTCAGAGCAGTTCACGCTGCGCCTGAACGATCCGGCCAATCCCAATCACATCCCCGGCGCACGCGTTGTCGTCGCCTTCCCAGGCGGCAGTCCTGACATTGAGGAAAGCAAATCGCGCATCGACGGCTTCACCGCCACGGTGCGTGACAAGTTTGGTGTGCGAATCGTCGGCAGCGTGCCGGAGGCCTGCAAGGACGTGGACGCCATCCTGTTGCTCAGCCTCGATGGTCGTCCGCGGCTGGAGTTGATTAAACAAGTCATCGCCGCAGGCAAACCGGTGTTCATGGACAAGCCCGTCGCCGCCACGCTGAAGGATGCCGTGGAGATTTACAAGCTCGCCGCCGCCGCCCAGGTGCCTGTATTCAGTGCCTCCGCCGTGCGCTGGTATCCCGGCGTGCTCGAAGTCGCCAACGCTGAACAAACGCCCGCGCGTGGTGCCATCTCCTACGGCCCGGCGCACGTGCTGCCGCATCATCCCGATCTTTTCTTTTATGGCATCCACCCCACCGAGGCGCTGTTTACCGTCATGGGCGGTGGCTGCCTTTCCGTGACCCGCACGACCACACCTTTCGAGTCCATCGTCACCGGCCTGTGGTCAGGTGATCGCACCGGCACGCTGCACGCCATCCACGAAGGGGCGAAAGGCTACAAGCTCATCCGCTTCGGCGACGCCCAGATCACCGAGCAGAAATCCGAAGGGGATTACACCCCGATGCTGCGCGAGATCATCAAATTCTTCCAGACCAAGCAGCCGCCCGTCTCTCCCAAGCAGACGCTGGAGATCTACGCCTTCATGGAAGCCGCCGAAGAAAGCAAACGCCGCGACGGCGCGCGCATCACGCTGCGCGAAGTCATGGTCAAGGCCGGTGCTCCTGAAGCCTGGCTGCCCGAAGATGGCAAAGCCAGGCCGCCACAGCCGAAATCGGTGCCCAAGGGGCTGCCGCAGCCCGGCGGCTCGTGA
- a CDS encoding Gfo/Idh/MocA family oxidoreductase, with amino-acid sequence METVRIGIVGLGNMGKAHLANIRAGKVPGLRVTALCESVGTLPNLIEGEKAFTDVNLMIRSGHLDAILICTPHFSHTTIGIEALKAGLHVLVEKPISVHKADCERLIAAHTDKNKIFAAMFNMRTNACFKKVKELIDSGEIGAVRRVHWEVTNWFRTNYYYATGGWRGTWKGEGGGVLMNQCPHNLDLFQWLFGMPQKVRGFCQFGRFHEIEVEDDVTAIMQYDNGTTATFVTSTGEAPGINKLEISAEQGRLTVTDGTRIHFQRNRQPMSKFCMEAEAAFAMPESWHMDIPVEQTGGQHVEILQNFTNAILKGELLLSPAAEGIRSVELANAILLSTWQDKTIELPMSSADYERILIEKGEASTFQKTKVVAKATADDFAKSFR; translated from the coding sequence ATGGAAACCGTCAGAATTGGCATTGTTGGGCTGGGAAACATGGGCAAGGCGCACCTTGCGAACATTCGTGCAGGCAAGGTGCCCGGGCTGCGCGTCACCGCGCTCTGCGAAAGCGTCGGTACGCTGCCGAACCTGATCGAAGGCGAAAAAGCCTTCACTGACGTGAACTTGATGATCCGCAGCGGTCACTTGGACGCGATTCTCATCTGCACGCCGCATTTCAGCCACACCACCATCGGTATCGAGGCGCTCAAGGCGGGGCTGCATGTGCTGGTGGAGAAGCCGATTTCCGTGCATAAAGCCGACTGCGAGCGTCTGATCGCCGCGCACACGGACAAGAACAAGATTTTTGCCGCCATGTTCAACATGCGCACCAACGCCTGCTTCAAGAAGGTCAAAGAACTGATCGACTCCGGCGAGATCGGCGCGGTGCGCCGCGTGCATTGGGAGGTCACCAACTGGTTCCGCACCAACTACTACTACGCCACCGGCGGCTGGCGCGGCACTTGGAAGGGCGAAGGCGGCGGTGTGCTGATGAATCAATGCCCGCACAACCTCGACCTGTTCCAATGGCTGTTCGGCATGCCGCAAAAGGTGCGCGGCTTCTGCCAGTTCGGCCGCTTCCATGAGATCGAGGTCGAGGACGATGTCACTGCGATCATGCAATACGACAACGGCACCACGGCCACGTTTGTCACCAGCACCGGCGAAGCGCCGGGCATCAACAAGCTCGAAATTTCCGCCGAGCAGGGCCGCCTGACCGTGACCGACGGCACGCGCATTCACTTCCAGCGCAACCGCCAGCCGATGAGCAAGTTCTGCATGGAAGCCGAGGCCGCCTTCGCCATGCCGGAAAGCTGGCACATGGACATCCCCGTCGAGCAGACTGGCGGACAGCACGTCGAGATTTTGCAAAACTTCACCAACGCCATTTTGAAGGGTGAGCTGCTCCTCTCACCCGCCGCAGAAGGCATCCGCAGTGTCGAACTGGCCAATGCCATCCTGCTTTCCACCTGGCAGGACAAAACGATCGAGCTGCCGATGTCCTCCGCCGACTACGAGCGCATCCTGATCGAGAAAGGCGAGGCCTCGACCTTCCAGAAGACCAAGGTCGTCGCGAAAGCGACCGCCGATGACTTCGCGAAGAGTTTCCGCTGA
- a CDS encoding aquaporin, translating into MKKYITELIGTFFLVYAVGHNVIGGNPLAPIGIGLALAVMIYAGGHISGGHFNPAVTVAVWLRGKCDTKDVVPYILCQVVGAVLAAVAVSWLRGKAAAPADFELSKLIVAEIIGTFALAWVVLNVATTKANANNSFYGAAIGLTVTMGAFAVGGISGAAFNPAVATGAVAMNILKGGQLWAYWVFCIAGAGAAAFVFNKLKVDE; encoded by the coding sequence ATGAAGAAATATATCACTGAACTTATCGGAACCTTCTTCCTCGTCTATGCCGTCGGTCACAACGTGATCGGTGGAAACCCGCTCGCTCCCATCGGTATCGGTCTGGCGCTGGCCGTCATGATCTATGCCGGCGGACACATCTCCGGCGGCCATTTCAATCCTGCTGTCACCGTGGCCGTCTGGCTGCGCGGCAAGTGTGATACAAAGGACGTGGTGCCCTACATCCTCTGCCAGGTCGTCGGTGCGGTGCTGGCCGCTGTGGCGGTAAGCTGGCTGCGCGGCAAGGCGGCGGCTCCGGCGGATTTTGAACTGAGCAAACTGATCGTGGCCGAGATCATCGGCACCTTTGCGCTGGCATGGGTGGTGCTGAATGTCGCCACCACGAAGGCGAACGCGAACAACAGTTTCTACGGTGCGGCGATCGGCCTGACGGTGACAATGGGTGCCTTTGCCGTGGGCGGCATTTCGGGCGCGGCCTTCAATCCGGCGGTCGCCACGGGTGCCGTCGCGATGAACATCCTCAAAGGCGGCCAGCTTTGGGCCTACTGGGTGTTCTGCATCGCCGGTGCCGGTGCGGCGGCCTTTGTGTTCAACAAGCTGAAGGTGGACGAGTAA
- a CDS encoding serine/threonine-protein kinase, protein MAEEASSSDPLSFDVPSIEEMTGYLPQFKFEKLAACGGMGAVYKAWQDSLARWVAVKILPPKFGAEQGFADRFKTEARAMAKLNHTNIVGVYDFGITPGGHLFLVMEWIEGRSLHDLIHKTNLPLRKATNLAMQLCEALSFAHQHGIIHRDIKPGNIMVNDADHVKVADFGLARPTNETEEDNPMGTPDYAAPEIRGGSVTDHRVDIFAAGVVLYEMLTGRVPETPRRPVTLYAKISSRWDEIIAKAIHPDPEKRYQDAGEFRAYINAAMKQESGVSPPDTADHRPKGPPQKKAAAMTQKQQMGLTLGFVGLVLVALLALIFWPTARKTAATSAGAAEATPEEIQQVIVTLEKSDPELTRLLNSFADDWAASGAGKSSATAEKLRAALNTAMQAKTKDRAEAARRAEIVTAELARLQGAPSLKALKQNAAK, encoded by the coding sequence ATGGCTGAAGAAGCTTCCTCCAGTGACCCACTATCGTTCGATGTGCCTAGCATCGAGGAGATGACCGGCTACCTGCCGCAGTTCAAATTTGAAAAGCTGGCAGCCTGCGGCGGCATGGGCGCGGTGTACAAAGCCTGGCAGGACAGCCTTGCCAGGTGGGTGGCGGTGAAAATCCTGCCGCCCAAATTTGGAGCAGAACAGGGGTTCGCCGACCGCTTCAAAACCGAGGCGCGGGCGATGGCGAAGCTCAATCACACCAACATCGTGGGCGTGTACGACTTTGGCATCACGCCGGGAGGTCATTTGTTTCTCGTGATGGAGTGGATCGAGGGACGTTCGCTGCACGACCTGATTCACAAGACCAACCTGCCGCTGCGCAAGGCCACGAACCTGGCCATGCAGCTCTGCGAGGCGCTGAGCTTCGCGCACCAGCACGGCATCATCCACCGCGACATCAAGCCGGGGAATATCATGGTCAACGACGCCGACCATGTGAAGGTGGCCGACTTTGGCCTGGCACGTCCCACGAATGAAACAGAGGAGGACAACCCGATGGGCACGCCGGATTACGCCGCGCCGGAGATTCGCGGCGGCAGCGTGACGGATCACCGTGTGGACATTTTTGCCGCCGGGGTGGTGCTCTACGAGATGCTGACAGGCCGCGTGCCGGAGACTCCGCGCCGCCCGGTCACGTTGTATGCCAAGATTTCGTCCCGCTGGGACGAGATTATCGCCAAGGCCATCCATCCCGATCCCGAGAAGCGCTACCAGGATGCGGGTGAGTTTCGTGCTTATATCAATGCGGCGATGAAGCAGGAATCCGGCGTTTCGCCACCGGATACTGCCGATCACAGGCCGAAGGGCCCTCCGCAGAAGAAAGCCGCTGCAATGACGCAAAAGCAGCAGATGGGACTGACGCTTGGCTTCGTGGGACTGGTGCTGGTGGCACTGCTGGCGTTGATTTTCTGGCCCACAGCGCGGAAAACCGCCGCCACGAGCGCTGGTGCGGCGGAGGCCACGCCGGAAGAGATCCAGCAGGTGATTGTGACGCTGGAAAAGAGCGATCCCGAACTTACCCGGCTCCTGAACTCGTTTGCGGACGATTGGGCGGCCAGCGGGGCTGGCAAAAGCTCGGCCACCGCTGAAAAGCTGCGCGCGGCACTCAACACGGCGATGCAGGCGAAAACGAAAGACCGCGCGGAGGCGGCACGGCGCGCGGAAATTGTGACTGCGGAGCTGGCGAGGCTTCAGGGAGCGCCTTCCTTGAAGGCATTGAAGCAAAACGCCGCCAAATAG